The genomic segment GCATAGCGGCCCTGGAAGCGGGTCAGGGCGACCGTGACCCCGCCGGCCGTCGCCGATTTCACCCGACCCTCGGGCAGTTCGTCCGGTCCGGCGACCCTGTGCCAGGTCAGCGCCTGTTCAGCCATGTCCCATCCGTCTCCCTGTCGCTGCCGCGCGGCCGGCGGCCCGGCAATCGGCTTGGCCCAGGTTCGGCCAGAGCGCCATCCCGGTTCAAGTCGATATGCGAAAGCGTGAACGGGCGAGGCCGGCGATGAATTTGCGCCCCGCCGAAATGCGGCTAAGCTTGCGTGTCGGCCCGGCCCGGCATCTCTTTTGCGAATCGCCCTCGACGCCCAGGGGACATGGCAACCGCGCAGACCCTCATCGCGATCGCCGGCTGGTATGGCTGGATCGGACTCGGCGTCGCCGCCGCGTTCATCCTGTTCGGCCTCAGCCGCATCGATCCGGCTGCCCACGGCAGCTACCTGTTCCGCGTGCTGCTGGTGCCCGGGATCGTTCTGCTGTGGCCGCTGGTGCTGTGGCGCTGGGCGGCGCGCGCATTCGGCGGAGTCGGCTGATGCGGCGCGCCCATCGCGCGGCGCACGCCCGGCTGTGGGTCGTGCTGGCCGTCGCCATTCCGCTGGGGCTTGCGCTCGCCCTGCTGCTGTCCGGTCCGGTGCCGACCGACCCCGCAATCGATTCGATCCGCGCCGCGGCTTCGGGGGAGTAGGCCGGTGTCCGTCGCCTATCGGCCGGTGCAGTGGAACCGCAACAAGGTGGTTTACGACCTGGTGCTGATCGTCTGCGTGATCGGCTACATCCTGGCCTACACCCAGCTGGCGCCACTGTGGCGCACCGCCGAGCGGCCGATCGATACCGCCATCGTGCGCATGCGCGCCTATGGCAGCTGCGCCTTCCTGATGATGACGGTCATCCTCAGCATCGGCCCGCTGGCCCGGCTCGACCGCCGCTTCCTGCCGGTGCTGTACAACCGCCGCCATTTCGGCGTGCTGACCGCGGTGGTTGCCGGCGCCCATCTCAGTGCGGTGCTGGGCTGGTACCACAGTTTCGCGCCGGTCGATCCCTGGGTCTCGCTGCTGTCCAGCAACACGGCCTACGATTCATTCGCCGGCTTCCCGTTCGAGATGCTGGGGCTGTTCGCCTTCGCCGTGCTGCTGGTGATGGCCGCCACCAGCCACGATTTCTGGCTCGCCTTCCTCGGTCCGCCGGTGTGGAAGGCGCTGCACATGCTGCTGTATCTCGCCTACGCCGCGGTGGTGATGCATGTGGCGCTGGGCGCCTGGCAGGGCCGGCCCAGCCTGTTCGAATATGCGATGGTGATCGCCAGCGTCGCCGTGGTGATCCCGCTGCATCTGGCGGCCGGCCTGCGCGAACGCCGCGCCGACCGCGACGACGCGCGGCGCGAGACCGGCGACGGCTGGCTGCCCGTCGCCGCGGTGGCGAACGCGCCGGCCGACGGGCGCGCGCTGACCGTCGCGCTGCCCGGCGGCGAGCGGGTGGCGGTGTTCCGCGACGGCGCCCGGCTGGGCGCGATCAGCAACCTGTGCGCCCACCAGAACGGGCCGCTGGGCGAGGGCCGTATCCTCGACGGCTGCGTGACCTGCCCGTGGCACGGCTTCCAGTACAGGCTGGAGGACGGCTGCGCGCCGGCGCCCTTCACCGAGAAGCTGTCGACCTATCGCCTGCGCATCCGCAACGGCGTGATCGAGATCGATCCGCGCGCCCTGCCGCCGGGCACGCTGGTGCCGCTGCCCACCCTGGAAGGCGCGGGCGGATGAGCGGCGATACCGCCCGCACCGCGTTCTTCGTCGGCTATCTGTGCATGCCGGGCCGGCTGGCGCTGTTCCTGTGGCTGCTGCTGCCGCTGCTGCTGGGCGGCGTTGGCGGTGCCGCACTGGCACTGGCGATCGGCAACGCCGATCCGGGCGACGGCGGCCGGCTGCCCGGCCGGATCACCCTGACCGGCGTGGTCCAGCTCGACCCCTATCCGATGCTGCGCCTGCCGCCCGATGCCGACCACGACAGGCCCTGGGCGGTGCTGATGGTCACCGCCGGCAAGAACGGGGCGCAGGGCAGGCTT from the Alphaproteobacteria bacterium genome contains:
- a CDS encoding ferric reductase-like transmembrane domain-containing protein → MSVAYRPVQWNRNKVVYDLVLIVCVIGYILAYTQLAPLWRTAERPIDTAIVRMRAYGSCAFLMMTVILSIGPLARLDRRFLPVLYNRRHFGVLTAVVAGAHLSAVLGWYHSFAPVDPWVSLLSSNTAYDSFAGFPFEMLGLFAFAVLLVMAATSHDFWLAFLGPPVWKALHMLLYLAYAAVVMHVALGAWQGRPSLFEYAMVIASVAVVIPLHLAAGLRERRADRDDARRETGDGWLPVAAVANAPADGRALTVALPGGERVAVFRDGARLGAISNLCAHQNGPLGEGRILDGCVTCPWHGFQYRLEDGCAPAPFTEKLSTYRLRIRNGVIEIDPRALPPGTLVPLPTLEGAGG